A genomic region of Conger conger chromosome 6, fConCon1.1, whole genome shotgun sequence contains the following coding sequences:
- the fgf3 gene encoding fibroblast growth factor 3 — translation MVIILVLLLLSLSDPSKQEALSPRRDSTPRASCTRGQACDPRQRRDAGGRGGVYEHLGGAPRCRKLYCATKYHLQIHPNGKIDGSLEENNPFSILEITAVDVGVVAIKGLFSGRYLAMNKKGRLYASDVFNQECEFVERIHELGYNTYASRHYRTAPPAPGGARRRASAERLWYVSINGKGRPRRGFKTRRTEKGSLFLPRLLGNKDHEMVHQFRTSHRYRENVLRPAGRAGGRRRRHRVAAARGREQED, via the exons ATGGTTATAATTTTAGTCTTGTTGTTGCTGAGTCTGTCGGATCCCAGTAAACAGGAAGCTTTGTCCCCGAGGCGGGATAGCACTCCCAGGGCGTCTTGTACCAGGGGTCAGGCGTGTGATCCAAGGCAGCGGAGAGATGCAGGGGGACGCGGGGGAGTCTACGAGCACCTCGGGGGAGCACCAAGATGCAGAAAACTGTACTGTGCCACCAAGTACCATCTGCAAATACACCCAAATGGGAAAATAGACGGTTCTCTGGAAGAAAACAACCCGTTTA GCATATTAGAGATCACAGCGGTTGACGTTGGAGTCGTGGCCATAAAGGGTCTATTCTCGGGAAGATATCTTGCCATGAACAAAAAAGGACGCCTTTATGCTTCG gacGTCTTCAACCAGGAGTGCGAGTTCGTGGAGCGGATCCACGAGCTGGGCTACAACACCTATGCCTCGCGGCACTACCGGACGGCGCCCCCGGCCCCGGGAGGGGCCCGGCGGAGGGCGAGCGCCGAAAGACTGTGGTACGTGTCCATAAACGGCAAGGGCCGGCCCCGGAGGGGCTTCAAGACCCGGCGGACAGAGAAGGGCTCGCTGTTTCTGCCCAGGCTGCTGGGCAACAAGGACCATGAGATGGTGCACCAGTTCCGCACCAGCCACCGGTACCGAGAGAACGTGCTGAGGCCGGCGGGGAGGGCCGGGGGGCGAAGGCGCAGGCACAGGGTGGCAGCCGCCAGGGGCAGGGAGCAGGAGGACTGA